In the Entelurus aequoreus isolate RoL-2023_Sb linkage group LG21, RoL_Eaeq_v1.1, whole genome shotgun sequence genome, ATATGAAAATCAAGTTCATATCGCAGTTGTGccgacaacgctccagacaatggtgCGCGTTTTGTTTAGATCCGGGTTCGGCAGTGCGGTTTTCGGTGATCAGTCTTTTTTtggtggtcaagttttcggtacatctCTTGTCAATAGTGGCAAATAATTGGATATAtataatagggctgggcgatatggcctttttattaatatctcgatatttttaggcaatatcgcgatacacgatatatatcttgatagtttgccttagtcttgaatgaacacttgatgcatataatcacagcagtatgatgattctctgtgtctacattaaaacattcttgttcatactgcattaatatatgctcattttaaactttcatgcagagagggaaatcacaactaagtcaattgaccaaaactgtatttattaaacagttattaagcagtggcacaaacattcatgtcatttcaaaacaaagtgcaagattgtcagagacattttaaaacaagctaataGTGCACTTTTTTGCATGATGCAAGATgaaatatcaaaacaacactaaattaaaggcctactgaaatgaatttttatttatttaaatggggatagcagatccattctgtgtcatacttgatcatttcgcgatattgccatatttttgctgaaaggatttagtatagaacaacgacgataaagttcgcaacttttgttcgctgataaaaaaaagccttgcctataccggaagtagcgtgacgtcacaggaggaaggattcctcacaattcgccgttgtttacaatggagcgagagagattcggatcgagaaagcgacgattaccccattaatttgagcgaggatgaaagattcgtggatgaggaacgttagagtgaaggactagagaggcagtgcagggtgtatcttttttcgctctgaccgtaacttaggtacaaggtctcattggattccacacactctcctttttctattgtggatcacggatttgtattttaaaccacctcggatactatatcctcttgaaaatgagagtcgagaacgcgaaatggacattcacagtgacttttatctccacgacaatacatcgttgacgcactttagctacagagctaacgtgatagcatcgggctcaaatgcagatagaaacaaaattttaaaaaaccctgactggaaggatagacagaagatcaacaatactattaaaccatgaacatgtaaatatggggcggcatggcgtagtgggtagagcgcccgtgtcagaaacctgagggttgcaggttcgctccccacctcttaccatgccgttgtgtccttgggcaggacacttcacccttgcccccggtgccactcacaccggtgaatgaatgttgaatgaatgacaggtggtggtcggaggggccgtaggcgcaaattggcagccacgcttccgtcagtctaccccagggcagctgtggctacgaaagtagtttaccaccaccaggtgtgaatgaatgatgtgtttttaacatgtaaagcgactttgggtacttagaaaagcgctatataaatcccaggtattattattattattattataaatacacggttaataatttccagcttggcgaagcttaacaattgaagctaacttagctacggagctaacgtgatagcatcaggctcaaatgcagatagaaacaaaattaaaaaaaaccctgactggaaggatagacagaagatcaacaatactattaaaccatgaacatgtaaatacatggttaataatttccagcttggcgaagcttaacaattaaagctaacttagctacggagcggccgcgggcgttgtagctttcgacgacaccccagccgccatcagagtcggcaagaaacatatatttccccaaagttacgtacgtgacatgcacatagcgacacgcacatacggacaagcgatcaaatgtttggaagccaaagctgtactcacggtagcgcgtctactatatataacacaacacaacctcctgattgtgttgctgtagtccgccgctaatacaccgatcgcacctacaactttcttatttgcagtctccattgtccattaaacaaattgcaaaagattcaccaacacagatgtccagaatactgtgaaattgttcgatgaaaacagagcagtttgtatggtgacacattgggtatgaatacttccgttgccgtcgtgacgtcacgcgcatacgtcatcatacatagacgtttccaaccggaagtttagcgggaaatttaaaattgcactttataagttaacccggccgtattggcatgtgttgcaatgttaagatttcatcattgatatataaactatcagactgcgtggtcggtagtagtgggtttcagtaggcctttaaagtgcactttttgtacagaacgccactacaatagtttaaaacaaataaaatgcacttttgtgcatgatgtcacacaagatatttcaataactgtcaaataaaaatgagctgcataataggaaatcaaatagtgtacattcttcgctatgtggtaggttccggcggacgttatctccttatgtcgttttttttttcatacggtgttgatgtggaaatggttgcttcggcattttgttggtgtggcaccgaacggagatgttgacatgcggtgtaagcactcttcattctctagcaggtgatttttcaaatgatgctacaaattagcagtaatgctactttttgtagcaatgctcttgctccacacttgacaaatgactgttgtctgttcgacatattcccacttgaagccaaaccaccgccagacgatggaccccgtgctgtttttcttgggaattaattcttccttcatttgttaccagattcacaccttctttctctcgtgttaccactcgcaccacagctaacgttacccatgctgctacctctctgctccacgagggcgtatacgtatgtgacttatgtaagaaggtgcgcttgtttatgtctctgtgagaaggagagacaagaaagagtgggaagagcctgtagtgtaatgcctgcagctaaaagcaactgcgtgagaacgtatactcgaatatcacgatatagtaattttctatatcgcacagagacaaacccgcgatatatatcgagtatatcgatatattgcccaaccctaatatatatgtatatcagttcatactgtaacgaccagctaatggtaatgttttatgttcgtgtggtttggatttgatgtcgtTTTTTGTAATGGTCGCAAACACACCGTACGTgcttgaaaggtgattggcgaGAATGAGGAAGCATTTTTGTGTGTCCAGCGGGGAAGGGAAGACTCAAGGAGACTAAAGTGTTTTtagggaggtaaaacctgttgccGTTGTTTTTTATCGTAAGTTtggtaatacattttttttttttaaatgcatcgtACTTTGTGTGattttcttctgggggctacaatatattatattactttaattagtTTTCAAGTTCTGAAAAAGCCCTTCTTTTCAAagtgtggcggtaataaaaatgctgtggcggcgcaccacattcaattacattaagaggAAAACTCTAATCTATCTGATCACTCCAGTATcaattatatactgatactactctTGGTACCTATCCTCACTAccaatttattaatcaatccggTCCTATTATGTGTAGTGTACTGACGGTGACTATACTGACACACccacagttgttatattatcctctctatagactcttattaatctaatTGTTATTTTGTTGTTAACTGCTTCCTTTTTGCTGTAACACACTTCTGTATCacaacttcttaaagtttactagtttctagctagttagcttagctaatACCATGCCTGCTGCTGGTGTGTAGTATGTTTAGGctcttcctccagtgataataatatgtTATAACAAtgcttaagatactaagaaatgccgtTTATTTGCCTTAACGGAGGTGGTTATTATTAGTTTAGGAGAGCCACTCCtccataattagctgctagccgcttgtcaacCAGAGGACAGGGTTTGTGATCGACATTGATCGGCAATGGCCGATCATGTACTTCTTGAGCACTAATTTCTTGGTATTGCCTCTAGCTAGCTTAGCGGCTAGCTTGCTTGTTCCTGCTTGTTCTCGGTGTGTACCATGTTAAGCCATGTCccaatacttgataatgatactaagaaatgcagcttACAGTACTGTTCGTAATGtaggtgattattattatctaggagggcgtggcgaagttggtagagtggccgtgccagcaatcggaaggttgctggttactggggttcaatccccaccttctaccatcctagtcacgtccgttgtgtccttgggcaagacacttcacccttgctcctgatggctgctggttagcgccttgcatggcagctcccgccatcagtgtgtgaatgtgtgtgtgtgaatgggtgaatgtggaaatactgtcaaagcgctttgagtaccttgaaggtagaaaagcgctatacaagtataacccatttatcatttatttagagGGAGCGGCTCCACATTGTGTATAGAGATACACAGTTACCTGCTAGCTTGTCAGCCGGGtgaccaaaaataaatacaataataatcaGAGGGGATTAGCATTTGTGATCGggattaaaaggcattaattggcAATGATGATCACATATGTTTTTACGTAAATCGGCCGCTACTGATTGGTGGCCTATCAAAGGCTTctgctttaaaggggacctattatgaaaaatcatacctgtttttgtgtatttgggatctgctaaGGTCCCAAAAAatggaaatcaaaccatggaggcagaggggagatatttataaaactatcttgccttccttcatattcCCTCCAAACGAGCTGTATGGAAGTATGGAATTTTCCCAATTTGTGATGTTTTCCCCCAGTGTGATATCATCAAATATCTCCATATATATTAGATATTTATCCAAAAAGCTTTGCACGAGTCTGACGCTGTAGTCATTTAGcttgttctctatcttcttgttgtgggtgcagtctggctcgtacatgcacatgcatcctccactgttgccatttttaatacaaagtagttTATAGTTcgaacttacatctgtcagtagacttgatatggaagcactaaaacctACAACATGGCTGGCAGAAAGAAAAtgcagtcaaagtggagccacgtaaataagagtgCCCACAGAATGtttcatcctgaagagacggtcagaaaacatcttgaaaatggtctgtaaaaaataatctatgcaaaaattgttactaaagaaccaccattacatgttataaaCCACAAGGTAGTGTTTTAGATGTAGAAAAAAacatgatatgaccccttttaatgtgTGAAATGCACTTCTGCTCCTTAACATATTGCCTTTTACAGATCGTCGCCAATGACATCATTGAGCTTCAGAAGAACCAGGCGACCACGGTGGCCAAGGTCGCCCAATATAAGAGGAAGCTGATGGATCTATCTCACAGGGTGCTGCAGGTACTTTCTGGCACCGGCTTTAATTTTTTTCCCGTTGATTCCACCATTTATTTTTCCGGCTTGTAACAGCGCCGCCTCTCCTCATTTTACTTGCAAAGGTGTTGATCAAACAGGAGATTCAGAGGAAAAGCGGTTATGCCATCCAAGTAGACGAAGAGCACTTGAGGGTGCAGCTGGACACCATTCAGTCAGAACTCAATGCCCCCACACAGTTTAAGGTGCAGGTTTTTGTTTACAACTAGACTATATAACTATTTCAGTCttttgggggacggcgtggcgaagttggtagagtggccgtgccagcaatctgagggttactggttcaatccccaccttctaccatcctagtcacgtccgttgtgtccttgagcaagacacttcacccttgctcctgatgggactggttagcgccgtgcatggcagctcccgccatcagtgtgtgaatgtgtgtctgtgtgaatgggtgaatgtggaaaatagtgtcaaagcgctttgagttccttaaaaaggtagaaaagcgctatacaagtacgacccatttaccattttcttTTGTTCGTATGTGTTTACGACTTCTATACTTTTGGCGGAGTTCAGCTCTTCTGTCAAGTATAGACATTGTTTAgatattttaatcatttttgtTATCTTTAGGGTCGCTTGAATGAGCTGATGTCCCAAATACGAATGCAGAACCACTTTGGCGCTGTGCGATCGGAAGAGCGGTATAGCGTTGATGCTGACCTTCTCCGAGAAATCAAACAAGTGAGTGTTGCACTGCCACATCTTCAGATTCTTTATCCCCCTTCCAATCTGGTCCATTGTAACACGTTTTGTTTGTGTTTCTCTATTCAGCACTTGAAACAGCAGCAGGACGGCTTGAGTCACTTGATCAGCGTCATTAAAGATGACTTGGAAGACATCAAACTCATCGAGCACGGACTGAGCGACAGTGGACACATGCGAGGCGGTATCCTGAGTTGAGCCGagcaacacacactcacacacaagctCGCACACAAACCAACTCTCAATATCCATCTTCTGATGTGTGTGAGACACACAACTATATATATTTGTCATTGTGCTGCTTCAATAGGGGGCtgtgaatatatatttttgcagagATCCAATCATTGACTAATATGTGCTTTCTGGACTGATATACAAAGATCGCAGGGCCTATTAATAGCCTTCATGTCAAATCAGATTATGGATATGAGACTTTGAAGTGAAAAGATGTATTGACGGAAACACGTttgtacatttgtattgtttttatgtaTGCCATTGGAATGTTATTAAATTTCATTTCAGTTTGAAACCCTCTATCTCCCTGCTATAATGCTTATGGTCACCTCACGTCCACCATGATTACTTCCTCAGGTGAGCTTTTTCGAACATCACATCAAAGTGGGGCTTGACCTGATAGGATTCACACCACCGTGCCGATGGACGACCGCTAGCAGCAGAGTGGATTATCTTGGAGATTTATTTGTAAATGTCTGAAGACTTTGTGTTGAATGCTCCAGAGTCCATTACATATTTTACTAATGTGTAGGTCATGGGTCAGACATAATTGGCCCTAACCCTCCACAGACTCTTCAGTATTTTGTAGGTAtttaaaatatacttttacaATACACATTAGTCATAGCATTATACACCTGCATGTTTTACTTAAGTGTATTAAtcctacatttttttaaagtataattATCAATTGGATATTccaaaaattaattgtattcatAAATATTGTTTCCAAATTGAATTAATTTaacattattgttgtatttgtcGTGGTATGAACCTTGGGGGGTATTCCAGGTACGCGGTTTAACAAACTGAGTGTAAACCTGAAGTCCGAGCTGATTTACCCTAagatgggaaacactgaatgttGGATTCgagaacagctgagctaaatcAGTTCAATCGGTCCCGAAGATGTTGACTCTTGAGTTAAAACCACAGTAAAATGCCATGATCAATGGAGTGCGGATTCGTCGATTCACCATAGCAGCCGGGGACAGAAATTGCTGTCTTTATTTACTCGGAGACATTAAAGTAAAATACTGATGTACTTAACTGACAGATACTTACTGACAGCCAATGCATATGTTTGAATGTAAAAGTTAAGGATTCCATGGTTACCATAATCACATTTTCTTATTAGGACACAGGTAAAAAAAAGAACTCAAGAACTCATCTGaaataaaatctcatttaaaTTTAGGTGCAATCCAACCAGTGAAAAACGCACCTGGAGGCATCTAAAAATAATATATCTGTTTTATTCATATTTCACAGGGAAAGTcgatgcaaatacaaaatatatatatgtatatatatatatatatacataccagtgacgtgcagtcaggggaggcaggtgaggcggggcctcacgtgccatcatggaaagaaaaaaaatgtaaaaagaaaaaaaattaaattgttatatgtatccagtgattatactataaagttattttcctttTAACTTCACAAGttttagatttatttttattcaaaatcactgaattttcacatttgccgttcaaatactgagaagagacttgctgtgatcagcagccagttgaggtacgtcactcagttgagcctcaccatggattgcggactctgctaactgctggcctgctgtgcggtgagaccgtattgctatatgaattatattatacatttccatagtttagttacctgaggtatataatgtacagtgtattttgtcaacaaccgtGTGTGtgcaacgtatttcttgtgctgagcaatcataaaacgactgcgaagacgcactggctgaggctcgcagtaatcccgcctcctggtggtagagaatgcacccccgccgtaaaatgcaccccctgacgggagtgttatatcaactgaagcccacacttaaactttccacgtgcaagattgaatctatttaaaaaagttatttaataagaagccaaaaagtgcaaaaacaatgttcgtgttggaggagttgtgaatgactgctggtccacaacattaggtacacctgcagactgcagcacggatttcatatttcagtcattcacaactcctccaacacgaacattattgtttttgcactttttggcttcttattaaataacttctTTAACCCTCCTATTGTCCTTGGggtcaatgtgaccccaaggACAATAGGAGAGTCTCTAAAAAGATGGTTGTCATTAGTTTTTCTTCCTAATATTTCATGACTTTTCCTAATCCATCAGGGAGacacagaaaaatataaaatcaactgcatgattgtttctcatttctctgtacacattttgaccacgccatcgttcctcaggggtcatATAGACCCCAGGATTGGAAAGCACTATAAGTCTTTGTGTGTTAGAGTGagacacatgatccaattgacttttttgtgctcccaagtGATCTGAACACAGAGAATTCAATTGTGAGTTgatctgaccatcatacactgaattattgttggTTTAATATCGTTTGGCAGCCATTTTGACAGTTTTCCATAGATATTTCGGCACATTGCACCCCCCCCCACCAAATACCCCCCAGTGGGAAATTACTTATGTGTGCTCCtaagtcccctgaacacaaagaaacaaatagtgagtcaatccaaccatcATAGACCGAGTTATTgcagtttgaatactgttaggcTTGGTCTTGAATGTGACCAAAAGTGATTTTCGTAATTTCTGAacgtacaaatacatataaactcAGTTTTCCATATAAGTGTCACACAAGAAATGAAATGGAACAATCACTGTGAGTTTATCTGACTATTACATGCTGAACTAGTGTGGTTTGAGTAGCGTTTGGTGGCCAttttagcgtttttctacctcgaACATCCCAGTAGGAAACCATTTATTTGTGCTCCTAAGTCCCCTGAACACAGAAAAAAGCAGTGAGTAGATCTTTATTAGTAATTGATGCAGAAACCACTGAGATAAATGGTCTTgaaaataaatttataatttATACTCTGTCGGAATGGCGGGATGTCGGAACAGTTCAAACATTCCGTTCCCGCGCCGTGTGAGAAcaggaggaggggaggggggaggagcAAACATATAAAAGCACTCGCATAGcagccttctaaaccatttctctgctgctgtctctgctgctgtttgtgatatactctctctctctctctctcttgttttgaGTTTGATGATGCCAAACCACAAGACGTTCTCTGTCCAGGAGGTTTTGGATCAGGTTTTTAGTGAAGAGGTAGACATAGAGGAAAATGTGTCTGAAATCGAAGACAATGTTGTGGAAGACCCTGATTATGGGGCATCGTCCTCTGATGAGGAtgagacccttgatgctgaagttCCTGTCAACACTGGAACACCAGCAGACATTTTCCTGTCCAAAAATGGAAAGTTGTCGTGGTCCCCTGCCCCACGTCAACGGCAGGGTAGACTTAGCGCtggtaatgtcatcaaaatggttcCAGGCCCAACCCGATATGCGATTAGCCGTGTCCAAGACATAAAATCTGCATTTGAGCTCCTCATGACACCATCAATTGAGAACCATGTACTCTTGATGACCAATTTAGAGGGGAGTCGTGTGTTTGGGGACAGTTGGAAGCCGATCGATGCAATTGACTTGCAGGCATACATCGGGTTGCTCATTTTGGGGGGCGTGTACAAGTCCAAAGGCGAGGCAGCAGAAAGCCTGTGGAATAAAGAGACTGGAAGGGCCATCTTCCCAGCCACCATGTCTCTGAAGAAATTCCATATTATGTCTCGTGTCCTACGGTTCGATGACAGAGAGAAAAGACAGGGCCGGAGAGAACATGACAAGCTGGCAGCTATCCGGGATGTATGGGACAAGTGGGTTCAGCAACTGCCATTGCTTTACAACCCAGGCCCCCATGTGACTGTGGATGAATGTCTGGTGGCGTTTCGTGGCCGCTGTCCATTTAGACAGTACATCCCGAGTAAACCAGCCAAATACGGCATTAAAATATGGGCAGCATGTGATGCCCAGTCGAGCTATGCCTGGAATATGCAGGTCTACACCGGCAAAGCCCCTGGGGAAGCACCTGAAAAAAATCAGGGCATGAGGGTTGTCCTGGACATGGCTGAGGGACTGGAGGGGCACAATATAACGTGCGACAACTTCTTCACCTCCTATGCCCTTGGTGAAGAACTCGCAAAGCGGAAAGTCACCATGCTGGGGACAGTCCGCAAGAACAAGCCAGAGCTTCCCTCTGAGCTTGTTGCAATCAAGAACAGACAGGCTACATCCTCAGTGTttgccttcactgagaacgccaCAGCTGTTTCGTATTGCCCCAAGAAAGGGAAGAACGTTGTGCTCATGAGTACGATGCACAAGGATGCCCAGCTCAGCACCAGGGAGGACAAGAAGCCACAAATGGTGTTGGACTACAATGCCACAAAGGGTGGTGTTGACAACCTGGATAAAGTCACAGGCACGTACAGCTGCCGACGCATGACTGCACGATGGCCCCTTGTTGTATTCTTCAACATCATCGATGTGAGTGCCTACAACGCTTTTGTGCTTTGGAGGGAGATCAGTGAAGGCTGGAACAGCGAAAAGCTGTACCGGAGGAGGCTGTTCCTGGAACAGCTGGGGTACGCGCTGGTGCAACCCCAAATTGCACGAAGAGTTGTCCTACCAAGAGCCTCAGCGGCTGCTGTGGTGATAGTGGAGGATGTTCAGAGGGAGGCACACACCTCCAATCCTCCAGTGGCCAGAGGGCAAAAACGAGGCAGGTGCCAGATCTGTTCCACTAGGAACGATAACAAGACAACTAATACATGTGGGGGATGTGGCAAATACATCTGCAAGGAGCACATCCGTTGTGGATCATGTGCCCAGTAGTGCTTTACCCTTTCTTGGAGAGTGGGGGATgaatattgccatttttcatttgttttacatttcttgAGAGAGGTAGACTCTAGGCTACTTTTTGCAGTCTGTGAAAAAATAGGAGTGGCAGacttttacagtattttagtttttttgaaataagacaatatttttggtaaatagcctactgtcttgttatttttttcttcaaatatggacactccaaatggccggccaatggtcagatatttgttgttgttgaaaaaaaacaaaacaaaaaaaaaaaaaatacaaaatataaagagtAATAAAAAAACTTCCCCCATTGAGGATTGCCACCTTATCCTGGTCAGAGGGTTTGTGCTTGACCCTTTCTTGGAGAGTGAGACgaatattgttattttcaaatggacactccaaatggccaacggtcagatatttgttgttgttgaaaaaaaaaaaaaagaaaaaaaaaaaagttataaaaaacttccccctggaggattgccaccttatcgtggtcagGGGGTTTGCGTGCTTCCATGACCCTAAGAGCTATAGCTGGTCTTAGGGTAGAAGCCTGACTAAGTGCAAtctaaatggcaaaaaacaacaacaacaacaacaccatacaattaatacaattcggtcacattcaatgatggccgcctaacagtattcaaactgcGATAACTCGGTCTAAgatggttggattgactcacaatttgtttctttgtgttcaggggacCTAGGAGCACAAATAAGTGGTTTACCACTGGGAGgttatctggggggggggggcgtagtgtgccaaaaaatcaataaaaaacggtcaaatttgacaccaaacggtattcaaacaacaataattcagtgtatgatggtcagatcGACTCAGAGTTGACTTCTCTGTGTTCAGAA is a window encoding:
- the LOC133638546 gene encoding piggyBac transposable element-derived protein 4-like, encoding MMPNHKTFSVQEVLDQVFSEEVDIEENVSEIEDNVVEDPDYGASSSDEDETLDAEVPVNTGTPADIFLSKNGKLSWSPAPRQRQGRLSAGNVIKMVPGPTRYAISRVQDIKSAFELLMTPSIENHVLLMTNLEGSRVFGDSWKPIDAIDLQAYIGLLILGGVYKSKGEAAESLWNKETGRAIFPATMSLKKFHIMSRVLRFDDREKRQGRREHDKLAAIRDVWDKWVQQLPLLYNPGPHVTVDECLVAFRGRCPFRQYIPSKPAKYGIKIWAACDAQSSYAWNMQVYTGKAPGEAPEKNQGMRVVLDMAEGLEGHNITCDNFFTSYALGEELAKRKVTMLGTVRKNKPELPSELVAIKNRQATSSVFAFTENATAVSYCPKKGKNVVLMSTMHKDAQLSTREDKKPQMVLDYNATKGGVDNLDKVTGTYSCRRMTARWPLVVFFNIIDVSAYNAFVLWREISEGWNSEKLYRRRLFLEQLGYALVQPQIARRVVLPRASAAAVVIVEDVQREAHTSNPPVARGQKRGRCQICSTRNDNKTTNTCGGCGKYICKEHIRCGSCAQ